A genome region from Thermogemmatispora onikobensis includes the following:
- the mftF gene encoding mycofactocin biosynthesis glycosyltransferase MftF (Members of this protein family, MftF, are glycosyltransferases, members of PF00535 (glycosyl transferase family 2). The encoding gene is found as part of the mycofactocin cassette, in Mycobacterium tuberculosis, many other Actinobacteria, and occasional members of other lineages. Mycofactocin itself, a putative redox carrier, is a heavily modified derivative of the C-terminal Val-Tyr dipeptide of the mycofactocin precursor MftA (TIGR03969).), with protein MTSTKSYRYPAPGCYRLAPGLRLLEGTDGQSGGLVITAYPLRVLRLGQHAWQLLSLCRQERSGAELARLSGLSSERVSALCQQLSARGLLEAGPPPPPRSWPGVSVIVPTSNRASQLARCLQAILGLRYPAQALEVIVVDDASHDQTSAVLASLGPAFASRGMRLRLLRHARRQGAAGARNSGAASARYELLAFVDDDCVVTPDWLTTLVPLFAEAKVAAVGGQIRAYETGSALGRYEDVRSSLFMGLQPQEVRLSGPLTYLPTACLLVRREIWQALGGFAPLTYGEDVDFCYRLLAQGWRIRYWPAPEGMVYHDYRTRLWTFLGTRVHYASAEAVLQQLHPQQRRVLLLPPREASFAALTVGSLWRLFSPVLATSRRRQHRNLHRTSKAGRASFSLLLALLALLLPAASVWQRRRRLHLAQVPLTAWQLWQATLRSYLAYTYHLCRHLTRYYTLALLAASLLFPPLLVLVGLLQAIVVSVDYARLRPRLGLLAFACYSLLEDCAYAFGLLLGCWRQRTWRPLLAVIQ; from the coding sequence GTGACAAGCACGAAGAGCTACCGCTATCCGGCACCGGGCTGTTATCGCCTGGCCCCGGGCCTGCGCCTGCTAGAGGGGACAGACGGTCAGTCCGGAGGGCTGGTTATCACTGCCTATCCATTGCGCGTCTTGCGCCTTGGTCAGCATGCCTGGCAATTGCTCAGCTTGTGCCGTCAAGAACGCAGCGGCGCAGAACTGGCCCGCCTGAGCGGACTCTCCAGCGAGCGGGTCTCTGCCCTTTGCCAGCAGCTCAGTGCCAGAGGATTACTGGAGGCCGGCCCACCGCCGCCACCGCGGTCGTGGCCAGGTGTCTCCGTGATCGTGCCTACCAGCAACCGCGCCAGCCAGCTTGCACGCTGCCTGCAGGCCATCCTTGGGCTGCGCTATCCTGCGCAGGCCCTGGAAGTCATCGTCGTCGACGACGCCTCACACGATCAGACGTCGGCAGTGCTTGCCAGCCTCGGCCCAGCTTTCGCCAGTCGCGGGATGAGACTGCGTCTCCTACGCCATGCCCGGCGTCAGGGCGCCGCTGGTGCCCGCAATAGCGGCGCTGCCTCGGCCCGCTATGAGCTTCTGGCCTTCGTCGATGACGATTGCGTCGTGACGCCAGACTGGCTTACGACCCTGGTGCCACTCTTCGCCGAGGCAAAGGTGGCCGCCGTCGGCGGTCAAATCCGCGCCTATGAAACCGGCAGTGCGTTGGGCCGCTATGAGGATGTTCGTTCTTCGCTCTTCATGGGCCTGCAGCCACAGGAGGTGCGCTTGAGCGGCCCGCTTACCTATCTTCCTACAGCTTGCTTGCTCGTGCGCCGCGAGATCTGGCAGGCCCTGGGAGGCTTTGCCCCCCTGACCTATGGCGAGGATGTTGATTTCTGCTATCGGCTGTTGGCCCAGGGCTGGCGCATCCGCTATTGGCCCGCTCCAGAGGGCATGGTCTATCATGACTACCGTACGCGCCTCTGGACGTTCCTGGGGACGCGCGTGCACTATGCCTCTGCTGAGGCCGTGCTCCAACAGCTTCACCCACAGCAGCGCCGGGTTTTGCTGCTCCCGCCGCGCGAGGCGAGTTTTGCTGCTCTGACAGTCGGCAGTCTCTGGCGGCTCTTCAGTCCCGTGCTGGCGACCAGTCGGCGGCGCCAGCACAGGAATCTACACCGCACAAGCAAGGCGGGGCGCGCAAGCTTCTCGCTCTTGCTGGCACTGTTGGCACTGCTGCTGCCAGCTGCCAGCGTCTGGCAGCGCCGTCGGCGTCTCCACCTGGCTCAGGTGCCGCTGACAGCCTGGCAGCTCTGGCAGGCCACGCTGCGCAGCTACCTGGCCTACACCTATCACCTGTGTCGCCATCTGACGCGCTACTACACGCTCGCGCTACTGGCAGCGAGTCTACTCTTTCCACCGCTGCTGGTGCTGGTTGGCCTGCTCCAGGCCATCGTAGTAAGCGTTGATTACGCCCGCCTGCGTCCGCGCCTGGGCCTGTTAGCGTTTGCCTGCTACTCTCTGTTAG